From Candidatus Brocadia sp., one genomic window encodes:
- a CDS encoding cytochrome c, translated as MHKTKFFAVTSFAVAVGAITYFSGIPVSKAADIDAKKLYMTHCKTCHGEDGHPTDLGAGLGARELANAEWQAKTTDEQIIEQINNGTPEKMMPFKEKLTQDEIKALVSVVRSFGKK; from the coding sequence ATGCATAAAACAAAATTTTTTGCAGTAACATCGTTTGCAGTCGCTGTAGGGGCAATTACCTATTTTTCAGGAATCCCCGTTTCCAAAGCGGCAGATATCGATGCCAAAAAACTATACATGACCCATTGCAAAACCTGTCACGGGGAGGACGGTCATCCGACAGATCTTGGGGCGGGATTGGGGGCACGTGAGCTTGCCAATGCAGAATGGCAGGCAAAGACAACCGATGAACAGATCATCGAGCAAATTAACAATGGCACACCAGAAAAGATGATGCCGTTTAAAGAAAAACTGACACAGGATGAGATTAAGGCATTGGTTTCCGTTGTCAGGAGTTTTGGGAAGAAATAA